The proteins below are encoded in one region of Alistipes communis:
- a CDS encoding ferritin-like domain-containing protein — translation MATENKYQKSIDRLNQAIGKEIATTLQYLYFHVHFEDDGYEYFSKMMKQTSITEMFHTDKIADRILFLQGEVEMMPSFEPRKIRDVKEALEFSMTLEQRTVDSYNEWARLCAAEDDQITHKLFQDLAKEEEEHLDMFRTEMENMLNYGEQYLALQSIAHSKEITKK, via the coding sequence ATGGCTACCGAAAACAAGTATCAGAAGAGTATCGACCGCCTGAATCAGGCCATCGGCAAGGAGATCGCCACCACGTTGCAGTATCTCTATTTCCACGTCCATTTCGAGGACGACGGCTACGAGTATTTCTCGAAAATGATGAAGCAGACCTCGATCACGGAGATGTTCCACACCGACAAGATCGCCGACCGCATCCTCTTCCTGCAAGGCGAGGTCGAGATGATGCCCTCGTTCGAGCCGCGCAAGATCCGCGACGTCAAGGAGGCGTTGGAGTTCTCGATGACGCTCGAACAGCGCACGGTCGATTCCTATAACGAGTGGGCGCGTCTGTGTGCTGCCGAGGACGACCAGATCACGCACAAGCTTTTCCAGGATCTCGCCAAAGAGGAGGAGGAACATCTCGACATGTTCCGTACCGAGATGGAGAACATGCTCAACTACGGCGAGCAATACCTCGCCCTGCAATCGATCGCCCACAGCAAGGAAATTACTAAAAAATAA
- a CDS encoding acyl-[acyl-carrier-protein] thioesterase — MATKTAYPFRVEPQEVDFSLRITLVALGGNILNIAGIDAHTKGFGVDALNKDNFSWVLSRIAFEFDYRPEEYVKYEIATWISDYGRMLSTRNFELTDQTGVCFGRVVSQWCMLDLSKRTAVDLRAVAESHNDAIVECPSPAEKPRKVPAPDAEPVLTHKVAYSDIDFNRHVNTMRYIEMMLDVLPIERFAEERPLRLDINFLKEARYGQTLSVALEERGSQTLVEIRSDAGAALCRGAFEWR, encoded by the coding sequence ATGGCAACTAAAACTGCATATCCTTTTCGGGTGGAACCGCAGGAGGTCGATTTCTCGCTGCGCATCACCCTCGTGGCGCTGGGCGGAAACATCCTCAACATCGCGGGTATCGACGCCCATACCAAGGGGTTCGGGGTGGACGCCCTGAACAAGGACAACTTCTCGTGGGTGCTTTCGCGCATCGCCTTCGAGTTCGATTACCGTCCCGAGGAGTACGTGAAGTACGAGATTGCGACGTGGATCAGCGACTACGGCCGGATGCTCTCGACGCGTAATTTCGAACTGACCGACCAGACGGGCGTGTGTTTCGGCCGCGTGGTGTCGCAATGGTGTATGCTCGACTTGTCGAAGCGGACGGCCGTCGACCTGCGGGCGGTGGCCGAGAGTCATAACGACGCGATCGTGGAGTGCCCGTCGCCGGCCGAAAAGCCGCGCAAGGTGCCCGCACCCGATGCGGAACCGGTGCTGACCCACAAGGTCGCCTATTCGGACATCGATTTCAACCGCCATGTCAATACGATGCGCTACATCGAGATGATGCTCGACGTGCTGCCGATCGAACGCTTCGCGGAGGAGCGCCCGCTGCGGCTGGACATCAATTTCCTCAAAGAGGCGCGTTACGGCCAGACGCTCTCGGTGGCGCTCGAAGAGCGCGGTTCGCAGACGCTCGTCGAGATTCGCAGCGATGCCGGCGCGGCCCTCTGCCGCGGGGCGTTCGAATGGCGGTAG
- a CDS encoding sodium-translocating pyrophosphatase yields the protein MNIPSIFWLVPAASVVALGFAYAFYRKMKRQSEGTERMREIAGHVRAGAMAYLRQQYKVVTVVFVVLALFFAYLAYVAGVQNPWVPFAFLTGGFFSGLAGFFGMKTATYASARTAHAAQQSLDRGLRVAFRSGAVMGLVVVGLGLLDISLWYIVLNCFVDASGAQKLVIITTTMLTFGMGASTQALFARVGGGIYTKAADVGADLVGKVEAGIPEDDPRNPATIADNVGDNVGDVAGMGADLYESYCGSVLATAALGAAAFAATGDVEMQTRAVLAPMLIAAVGILLSIIGIFLVRTKEGATMRQLLRALGVGVNVSSVLIAAATFIILYLLDIQNWLGLSFSVITGLAAGIIIGQATEYYTSHTYRPTQKIARSGQTGPATVIISGIGVGMISTAVPVITIGVAIILAYLCATGFDMAHLMSAHNLSLGLYGIGIAAVGMLSTLGITLATDAYGPIADNAGGNAEMSKLGPEVRRRTDALDALGNTTAATGKGFAIGSAALTALALLASYIEEIKIGLLHIGQTAITLPDGAERLVQEASIVDFMEFYQINLMNPLVLVGVFIGAMMSFLFCGLTMNAVGRAAESMVEEVRRQFREIKGILTGEATPDYARCVAISTRGAQREMLLPSLLAIVVPVAVGLLFGVAGVMGLLVGGLSSGFVLAVFMANSGGAWDNAKKLIEEGNFGGKGSECHKATVVGDTVGDPFKDTSGPSLNILIKLMSMVSIVMAGLTVAWHLF from the coding sequence ATGAACATTCCTTCGATTTTCTGGCTCGTGCCCGCGGCGTCGGTCGTCGCGCTCGGTTTCGCCTATGCGTTTTATCGGAAGATGAAACGTCAGAGCGAAGGCACGGAGCGAATGCGCGAGATCGCCGGCCATGTCCGTGCGGGCGCAATGGCCTATCTGCGCCAGCAGTACAAGGTCGTCACGGTCGTCTTCGTCGTGCTGGCGCTTTTTTTCGCCTATCTGGCCTACGTCGCCGGCGTGCAGAACCCGTGGGTTCCCTTCGCTTTCCTCACGGGCGGGTTCTTTTCGGGACTGGCGGGTTTCTTCGGTATGAAGACCGCCACCTATGCCTCGGCGCGGACGGCACATGCGGCGCAACAGTCGCTCGACCGCGGGCTGCGTGTGGCGTTCCGCAGCGGAGCCGTGATGGGGCTGGTCGTCGTGGGGCTGGGGCTGCTCGATATTTCGCTCTGGTATATCGTCCTGAACTGCTTCGTCGACGCCTCCGGCGCGCAGAAACTGGTCATCATCACCACCACGATGCTGACCTTCGGCATGGGTGCCTCGACGCAGGCGCTCTTCGCCCGCGTGGGCGGCGGCATCTACACCAAGGCGGCCGATGTGGGGGCCGATCTGGTCGGTAAGGTCGAAGCGGGCATTCCGGAGGACGACCCGCGCAATCCCGCCACCATTGCCGACAACGTGGGCGACAACGTGGGCGACGTGGCCGGCATGGGCGCCGACCTCTACGAGAGCTATTGCGGCTCGGTGCTCGCCACAGCGGCGCTCGGCGCGGCTGCTTTCGCCGCTACGGGCGACGTGGAGATGCAGACGCGCGCCGTGCTGGCGCCGATGCTGATCGCCGCTGTCGGTATCCTCCTGTCGATCATCGGAATCTTCCTCGTGCGGACGAAAGAGGGCGCCACGATGCGTCAACTGCTGCGTGCGCTGGGCGTAGGCGTCAACGTCAGTTCGGTGCTGATCGCTGCCGCGACCTTCATCATCCTCTATCTGCTCGACATTCAGAACTGGCTGGGGCTGTCGTTCTCGGTCATCACAGGGCTCGCGGCCGGCATCATCATCGGCCAGGCGACCGAATACTACACGTCGCACACCTACCGACCGACGCAGAAGATCGCCCGCAGCGGCCAGACCGGCCCTGCGACGGTCATCATTTCGGGCATCGGCGTGGGGATGATCTCGACGGCCGTGCCGGTCATCACGATCGGCGTGGCGATCATCCTGGCCTATCTGTGCGCTACGGGGTTCGACATGGCGCACCTGATGTCGGCGCACAACCTGTCGCTGGGGCTTTACGGTATCGGCATCGCCGCGGTGGGGATGCTCTCGACGCTGGGCATTACGCTGGCTACCGACGCCTACGGTCCGATCGCGGACAATGCGGGCGGCAACGCCGAGATGAGCAAACTCGGTCCCGAAGTACGTCGCCGCACCGATGCGCTCGATGCGCTGGGCAATACGACGGCCGCCACGGGCAAGGGCTTCGCGATCGGTTCGGCCGCGCTGACGGCGCTTGCGCTGCTGGCTTCCTACATCGAGGAGATCAAGATCGGGCTGCTGCACATCGGCCAGACGGCCATCACGCTTCCCGACGGTGCGGAGCGGTTGGTGCAGGAGGCTTCGATCGTCGATTTCATGGAATTCTATCAGATCAACCTGATGAATCCGCTGGTGCTCGTCGGCGTTTTCATCGGCGCGATGATGTCGTTCCTCTTCTGCGGTCTGACGATGAATGCCGTAGGGCGTGCCGCCGAGAGCATGGTCGAGGAGGTGCGGCGCCAGTTCCGCGAAATCAAAGGCATCCTCACGGGCGAGGCGACGCCCGACTATGCGCGCTGCGTCGCGATCTCGACGCGCGGCGCGCAGCGCGAAATGTTGCTGCCCAGTCTGCTGGCGATCGTCGTGCCGGTGGCGGTGGGGCTTCTTTTCGGCGTGGCGGGCGTCATGGGCCTGCTCGTCGGCGGGCTGAGTTCCGGCTTCGTGCTGGCGGTCTTCATGGCCAATTCGGGCGGCGCGTGGGACAACGCCAAGAAGTTGATCGAGGAGGGCAACTTCGGCGGTAAGGGTTCCGAGTGCCACAAGGCGACGGTCGTGGGCGATACCGTGGGCGACCCCTTCAAGGACACGTCGGGTCCGTCGCTCAATATCCTCATCAAGCTGATGTCGATGGTTTCGATCGTCATGGCCGGCCTGACGGTAGCCTGGCACCTCTTCTGA
- a CDS encoding glycoside hydrolase family protein codes for MKLLTITLLMTCTLLCGCCGSDCGTADASLDYAAINAQAAEQYLRPIRPGYEGRNPFWNGFAKKFIYAPAFDFDEVAGAANYRFTVVPLGEETQASWSFTADSPKAALTPVWGEIPVGRVRLTVEGLDASGKVLGKAGEREFLRDYPFTGPYTPAVRDYRQAALMGLLYIHRMPEIQYWAEHTEPDMNYRHNTYPCKIIGATIRAEALLARLLPAHKEQATRIARNAAQFLIDQSRPAGDPLAFFPPTYYKDLIASKRTENQNKTMTMEAASAGHAFLDLYDLTGDKTYYDRALGIADTYVRLQREDGSLPIKVDFVTGEPVNDACAMLHPLLRYFQRLKADYGVETYAEAQAEGERWMRDVAIRNFDMTGQFEDVTVLGLQPYENLTNCTAAPYAAYLLSKEAPSAEDLADAVDLARFSEDQFTFWDTPLTENGIKDKATPCVYEQYKYQKPVDNSACNVADAMLSLYEATGEEIYLAKGKALIDNITVVQNAVNGQIPTTWDFRPTKSDRNRTYWINCSYSSISSLLRLEKLLAERQK; via the coding sequence ATGAAACTACTTACCATCACCCTTCTCATGACCTGCACCCTCCTTTGCGGGTGCTGCGGCTCCGACTGCGGAACCGCCGACGCTTCGCTCGACTACGCGGCCATCAACGCGCAGGCGGCCGAACAGTACCTCCGCCCGATCCGCCCTGGCTACGAGGGACGCAACCCCTTCTGGAACGGATTCGCCAAAAAGTTCATCTACGCCCCGGCGTTCGATTTCGACGAGGTGGCCGGCGCCGCGAACTACCGGTTCACCGTCGTCCCGCTCGGCGAAGAAACGCAAGCGTCGTGGAGTTTCACCGCCGACTCGCCGAAAGCCGCCCTTACGCCGGTCTGGGGCGAGATTCCGGTCGGTCGAGTCCGCCTCACGGTCGAGGGCCTCGACGCTTCGGGAAAGGTGCTCGGCAAGGCAGGCGAACGCGAGTTCCTCCGCGACTATCCCTTCACGGGCCCCTATACGCCGGCGGTGCGCGACTACCGCCAGGCCGCGCTCATGGGCCTGCTCTACATCCACCGGATGCCGGAGATCCAGTACTGGGCCGAGCACACCGAACCCGATATGAACTACCGCCACAACACCTACCCCTGCAAGATCATCGGCGCGACGATCCGTGCGGAGGCGCTGCTCGCACGCCTGCTTCCCGCCCATAAGGAGCAGGCGACGCGCATCGCCCGCAACGCCGCGCAGTTCCTGATCGACCAGAGCCGCCCCGCAGGCGATCCGCTCGCCTTCTTCCCGCCTACTTATTACAAGGATCTGATCGCCTCCAAACGCACCGAGAACCAGAACAAGACGATGACGATGGAGGCCGCTTCGGCCGGCCACGCCTTCCTGGATCTCTACGACCTGACGGGCGACAAGACCTATTACGATCGTGCGCTCGGCATCGCCGACACCTACGTGCGGTTGCAGCGCGAAGACGGTTCGCTGCCGATCAAGGTCGATTTCGTCACCGGCGAACCGGTCAACGACGCCTGCGCCATGCTGCACCCCCTGCTGCGTTATTTCCAGCGTCTCAAAGCCGACTACGGCGTGGAAACCTACGCCGAAGCGCAGGCCGAAGGCGAGCGGTGGATGCGCGACGTGGCGATCCGCAATTTCGACATGACGGGACAGTTCGAAGACGTGACGGTCCTGGGCCTGCAACCCTACGAAAACCTGACCAACTGCACGGCGGCGCCCTACGCCGCCTACCTGCTCTCGAAGGAAGCGCCTTCGGCCGAAGATCTGGCCGATGCCGTCGATCTCGCCCGTTTCAGCGAGGATCAGTTCACCTTCTGGGACACGCCGCTCACCGAGAACGGGATCAAGGACAAGGCAACGCCCTGCGTCTACGAGCAGTACAAATACCAGAAACCGGTCGACAACAGCGCCTGCAACGTCGCGGACGCGATGCTCAGCCTCTACGAGGCTACCGGCGAGGAAATCTACCTGGCCAAGGGCAAAGCGCTCATCGACAACATCACCGTCGTGCAGAACGCGGTCAACGGGCAGATTCCCACCACATGGGACTTCCGCCCCACGAAGAGCGACCGCAACCGCACGTACTGGATCAACTGCTCCTACTCCTCCATCTCCTCGCTGCTGCGACTGGAAAAGCTCCTCGCCGAGAGACAAAAATAA
- a CDS encoding protein-disulfide reductase DsbD family protein: MKLRIKRFAATAAALLLALCVLAQPTATVQWSDSTAAVGDGVYEITFTGRILDGWHTYDLHSGFSSTVIAFEPSEGVELMGDPFEKVAAERRFDEIFGEEIGEYEGEIVLGQRVRLTAAEGVLRGNINWRSCQGDNCNMPEDWPFEIRLPAGSAGQDTAGDALHQSPLGDAADPAGEGLLGLILVAIGWGLLALLTPCVFPMIPMTVSFFLKGSESASAGRFKASMYGLFIVLLYTVPIAAIILLTRLLGGDAVTADIFNWLATHWLPNLIFFIVFMVFAASFFGAFEITLPGWMVNKSDRNADRGGLLGVFFMALTLVLVSFSCTGPIVGSAIIGATAGDFWAPILTMLVFSITFALPFTLFAMFPSLLKNLPKSGGWLNSVKVVLGFIEVALGFKFLSVADQTYHWGLLDREVYLAIWIVTFALLGFYLLGKLRFAHDSEVKTLSVGRLALAIVDFAFVVYMIPGMWGAPLKALSGYLPPLQTQDFILGQSPLPVIGGADGPTLIRVGAAQVKYGDFLSMPHGITGYFEWNEALAAARAAGKPLFVDVTGHGCVNCREMEQKVLSDERVQQILRDDYIVVALYTDDKARAAGEDWVTTEGGTTLKEIGRINSYIARARFNVNAQPNYIVADAAGAALLPPRGYDLSVEGFVDFLERGVAAYKARTQP; the protein is encoded by the coding sequence ATGAAATTACGGATAAAACGATTCGCGGCGACCGCAGCCGCTCTTTTGCTGGCGCTCTGCGTGCTGGCACAGCCGACCGCGACCGTGCAGTGGAGCGACTCGACGGCAGCTGTCGGCGACGGCGTGTATGAAATCACCTTCACGGGGCGTATTCTCGACGGGTGGCACACCTACGACCTCCATTCGGGCTTCTCGTCGACGGTGATCGCGTTCGAACCCTCCGAAGGGGTCGAACTCATGGGCGATCCCTTCGAGAAGGTGGCAGCCGAACGCCGTTTCGACGAAATCTTCGGCGAGGAGATCGGTGAGTACGAGGGCGAGATCGTCCTCGGCCAGCGTGTACGCCTGACGGCGGCCGAAGGGGTGCTCAGGGGGAATATCAACTGGCGTTCGTGCCAGGGCGACAACTGCAACATGCCCGAAGACTGGCCCTTCGAAATCCGGCTCCCCGCCGGATCGGCCGGGCAGGACACGGCGGGCGACGCCCTTCACCAGTCGCCGCTCGGCGACGCGGCCGATCCGGCGGGGGAGGGGCTGTTGGGACTGATTCTGGTGGCGATCGGCTGGGGACTGCTGGCGCTGCTGACCCCCTGCGTCTTCCCGATGATTCCGATGACCGTATCGTTCTTCCTCAAAGGGAGCGAGTCGGCTTCGGCCGGACGGTTCAAGGCGTCGATGTACGGTCTGTTCATCGTGCTCCTCTATACGGTTCCCATTGCGGCGATCATTCTGCTGACGCGGCTGTTGGGCGGCGATGCCGTAACGGCCGACATCTTCAACTGGCTGGCGACGCATTGGCTGCCCAACCTGATCTTCTTCATCGTCTTCATGGTCTTCGCCGCGTCGTTCTTCGGCGCGTTTGAGATCACGTTGCCCGGCTGGATGGTCAACAAGAGCGACCGCAACGCCGACCGGGGCGGTCTGCTGGGCGTCTTCTTCATGGCCCTGACGCTGGTGCTGGTGTCGTTTTCGTGCACGGGCCCGATCGTTGGCTCGGCGATCATCGGCGCGACGGCGGGCGACTTCTGGGCTCCGATCCTCACGATGCTGGTCTTCTCGATCACTTTCGCACTGCCCTTCACGCTCTTTGCGATGTTTCCCTCGCTGTTGAAGAACCTGCCCAAAAGCGGCGGCTGGCTCAACTCGGTGAAGGTGGTGCTGGGCTTCATCGAGGTGGCGCTGGGCTTCAAGTTCCTCAGCGTGGCCGACCAGACCTACCATTGGGGGCTGCTCGACCGCGAGGTCTATCTGGCGATCTGGATCGTCACGTTCGCACTGTTGGGTTTCTATCTGCTGGGCAAGCTGCGCTTCGCCCATGACAGCGAGGTGAAGACGCTTTCGGTCGGCCGGCTCGCGCTGGCGATCGTCGATTTCGCCTTCGTGGTCTATATGATTCCGGGCATGTGGGGCGCGCCGCTCAAAGCGCTGTCGGGGTACCTGCCGCCGTTGCAGACACAGGATTTCATCCTCGGACAGAGTCCTCTACCCGTGATCGGGGGCGCCGACGGGCCGACTTTGATCCGTGTCGGCGCCGCGCAGGTCAAGTACGGCGATTTCCTCTCGATGCCGCACGGCATCACGGGTTATTTCGAATGGAACGAGGCGCTGGCGGCCGCTCGTGCCGCGGGTAAGCCGCTCTTCGTCGACGTGACGGGGCACGGCTGCGTCAACTGCCGCGAAATGGAGCAGAAGGTACTCTCCGACGAGCGTGTGCAGCAAATTCTGCGCGACGACTACATCGTCGTGGCGCTGTATACCGACGACAAGGCACGTGCAGCCGGAGAGGATTGGGTGACCACCGAAGGCGGTACGACACTCAAAGAGATCGGCCGCATCAACTCCTACATCGCCCGCGCGCGTTTCAACGTCAACGCCCAGCCCAACTATATCGTGGCCGACGCCGCAGGTGCGGCCCTGCTGCCGCCGCGCGGCTATGACCTGAGCGTCGAGGGATTCGTCGATTTTCTGGAACGGGGCGTCGCCGCCTATAAAGCCCGCACGCAGCCATGA
- a CDS encoding glycosyltransferase: MKICIVGPAHPYRGGLASIMEIMARTFASRGHDVGIKTFTVQYPSFLFPGKSQTVSAPPPADLHIERCVNTVDPFNWWRVGRAIRRERPDFVLMKYWTPFMAPCFGTIARLARGNGHTRTICQIDNVEPHEHHLVDRPFNRYFLSSIDGFIYMSEQVHEELKAYTSAPALFSPHPLFENFGAAVARDEACRRLRLDPAQRYALFFGLIRDYKGLDILLDAWARFRRPGHRLIVAGEFYASRERYVRQIEELHLGEEVILHDFFVPDADVKYYFSAADVLVQPYKTATQSGVTQIAYNFELPMIVTDVGGLPEIVPDGRVGYVCRPDAAGVADALVRICEGDTLARFRSAMREEKRRFSWEEMCDRITELYESIR; this comes from the coding sequence ATGAAGATCTGCATCGTAGGCCCTGCGCATCCCTACCGGGGAGGGTTGGCCTCGATCATGGAGATCATGGCCCGCACGTTCGCTTCGCGAGGCCACGACGTCGGGATCAAGACCTTCACGGTGCAGTATCCTTCGTTCCTTTTTCCAGGCAAGAGCCAGACGGTCTCCGCGCCGCCGCCCGCCGATCTGCACATCGAACGCTGCGTCAATACGGTCGATCCCTTCAACTGGTGGCGCGTGGGGCGCGCCATTCGCCGCGAACGGCCCGATTTCGTGCTGATGAAGTATTGGACGCCCTTCATGGCACCCTGCTTCGGGACGATCGCCCGTCTGGCGCGCGGCAACGGCCACACGCGCACGATCTGCCAGATCGACAACGTCGAGCCGCACGAACACCACCTCGTCGACCGTCCGTTCAACCGCTATTTCCTCTCGTCGATCGACGGGTTCATCTACATGTCGGAACAGGTGCACGAGGAGTTGAAGGCCTATACCTCCGCTCCGGCGCTCTTTTCGCCGCATCCGTTGTTCGAGAATTTCGGTGCGGCCGTCGCGCGCGACGAGGCGTGCCGTCGGCTGAGGCTCGATCCTGCGCAGCGCTATGCACTCTTCTTCGGATTGATCCGCGACTACAAGGGGCTGGATATTCTGTTGGACGCATGGGCGCGGTTCCGCCGTCCGGGGCACCGGCTGATCGTGGCGGGGGAGTTCTATGCCTCGCGGGAGCGATACGTGCGGCAGATCGAGGAGCTGCACCTCGGCGAGGAGGTGATCCTGCACGATTTCTTCGTGCCCGACGCCGACGTGAAGTATTATTTCTCGGCGGCCGACGTGCTGGTGCAGCCCTACAAGACCGCCACGCAGAGCGGCGTGACGCAGATCGCCTACAATTTCGAACTGCCGATGATCGTCACCGACGTGGGCGGTCTGCCAGAGATCGTACCCGACGGCCGTGTGGGGTATGTCTGCCGCCCCGATGCCGCGGGCGTCGCCGATGCCCTCGTCCGGATCTGCGAAGGCGATACGCTCGCGCGGTTCCGTTCGGCCATGCGCGAGGAGAAACGGCGTTTTTCGTGGGAGGAGATGTGCGACCGGATCACCGAGTTGTACGAGTCGATCCGCTGA
- a CDS encoding MFS transporter — protein MTETIKRKLSDSSAARWTAMLIVSFTMMCGYFITDVMSPLGDMLTRSVVDGGMGWTPTEYGWFSGAYSWLNIFLLMLLFGGIILDKMGVRFTGVMACGLMVGGALLKAYAVSPLFPEGGMLFGFKTQMWMAGLGFAIFGMGAEICGITVSKVIVKWFTGHELALALGLQVAMARLGTAAALFFSPRIAAAWGGISYPVFFGALALCIGLLAYLVYCVMDRRLDKSIAAAQGEEEEGFKLSDIKFVVTNKGFWLIALLCLMFYAGVFPFLKFAAQLMIYKYGVDPVMAGDIPAILPFGTILLTPLFGSLYDRIGKGATLMVVGAMMLVAVHVLFALPILNEWWFALIVMVLLGIAFSLVPSAMWPSVPKIIPQKQLGTAYALIFYVQNIGLMCVPMLIGWVIDRYAKFTLPDGNVSYDFTAPMWIFALFGIVAVALAFMLKAEDRRKGYGLEEANIRK, from the coding sequence ATGACAGAAACAATCAAACGCAAACTGAGCGATTCGTCGGCCGCCCGCTGGACGGCGATGCTGATCGTCTCGTTCACGATGATGTGCGGGTATTTCATCACCGACGTGATGTCGCCGCTGGGCGACATGCTCACCCGCAGCGTCGTCGACGGCGGCATGGGCTGGACACCGACCGAATACGGCTGGTTCTCCGGAGCATACAGCTGGCTCAACATCTTCCTGCTGATGCTGCTCTTCGGCGGCATCATCCTCGACAAGATGGGCGTCCGCTTCACGGGCGTCATGGCCTGCGGACTGATGGTCGGCGGTGCGCTTCTGAAAGCCTACGCCGTTTCGCCGCTCTTTCCCGAAGGAGGGATGCTCTTCGGATTCAAGACGCAGATGTGGATGGCCGGACTGGGTTTCGCCATCTTCGGCATGGGGGCCGAAATCTGCGGAATCACCGTATCGAAAGTGATCGTCAAATGGTTCACCGGCCACGAACTGGCGCTGGCGCTCGGCTTGCAGGTGGCCATGGCGCGTCTGGGAACGGCCGCCGCACTCTTTTTCAGCCCCCGCATCGCCGCGGCATGGGGTGGAATCTCCTATCCCGTATTTTTCGGCGCGCTGGCGCTCTGCATCGGACTGCTGGCCTATCTGGTCTACTGCGTAATGGACCGACGGCTCGACAAATCGATCGCCGCCGCACAGGGCGAAGAGGAGGAGGGATTCAAACTCAGCGACATCAAATTCGTAGTCACCAACAAGGGGTTCTGGCTCATCGCACTGCTCTGTCTGATGTTCTATGCAGGCGTCTTCCCCTTCCTGAAATTCGCCGCGCAGCTGATGATCTACAAATACGGCGTCGATCCCGTCATGGCCGGCGACATACCGGCGATCCTGCCCTTCGGCACAATCCTGCTCACGCCGCTGTTCGGTTCGCTCTACGACCGTATCGGCAAGGGCGCCACGCTCATGGTCGTCGGCGCCATGATGCTCGTAGCCGTGCACGTGCTCTTCGCGCTGCCGATTCTCAACGAGTGGTGGTTCGCGCTGATCGTCATGGTGCTGCTGGGCATCGCCTTCTCGCTCGTTCCGTCGGCCATGTGGCCTTCGGTGCCGAAGATCATCCCGCAGAAACAACTGGGCACGGCCTATGCGCTGATCTTTTACGTGCAGAACATCGGCCTGATGTGCGTGCCGATGCTCATCGGCTGGGTGATCGACCGCTATGCGAAATTCACGCTGCCCGACGGCAACGTCTCCTATGATTTCACCGCCCCGATGTGGATTTTCGCCCTGTTCGGCATCGTCGCCGTAGCACTGGCTTTCATGCTCAAAGCCGAAGACCGCCGCAAAGGCTACGGACTCGAAGAGGCCAATATCCGGAAATAG